Genomic DNA from Streptosporangiales bacterium:
CGCGCTGAACAGCTTCTGGCTGTCGCTGACGAAGTGGAACGGTACGGGTGCACCGAAGTTCGTCGGCATGGACAACTACCGGCAGCTCGTCACCGACGCAGTCTTCCGGCAGGCGCTGCTGAACAACGCGATCTGGCTGGTCGGTTTCGGCGGGCTGTCGGTGCTGATCGGGCTCGCTCTCGCCATGGCGCTGAACCGCCCCCGCAGGCTCGTCGGCCTGTACCGCAGTGCCATCTACGTGCCGATGGTCTTCTCGCTCGCGGTGACCGGGTTGTTCTGGCGGGTGTTGTACGCGCCTGACGGCTCGATCGACTCCGTCCTGCGCGGCCTCGGGTTGGGCTCGTTGACGCGGCAGTGGCTGGCCGACCCGGACACCGCTCTCGGCGCGGTGTTGATCGCCGCGGTCTGGCGGCAGGTCGGCTACCTGATGGTGCTCTATCTGGCCGGGCTGAAGGGATGCGACCCGACGCTGGACGACGCGGCGGCCATCGACGGCGCGAACGCCTGGCAGCGGTTCAGGTAGGTGACGCTGCCGCAGCTGCGTGGGGTGAACACCGTCGTCTTCGCCGTCACGGTGATCGACTCGCTGCGCACGTTCGACCTCGTCTGGGCGATGACCCAGGGTGGCCCGTACCACGCGACCGAGTTGCTCAGCACATACATGTTCCAGCACGGCTTCACGTTCCTGAACCTCGGCTACGGGTCGGCGCTGGCGATCGTGATCTTCGTGCTCGCGATCGGTTTCATCATCACGTACCTGGTGCGGGGATCGCGGCAGGAGGCGATCTGATGGCGGCGGCGGCCGGCAGGCACGCAGGGCACCGCCGCGGCGGGGGCGTGCTGTTCCACGCCGTGCTGGCCCCGCTGACGCTGGTGTGGGTCGCGCCGATCATCTTCGTCGTGCTCGTCGGGCTGCGCTCGTTCGACGACCTGGCGGCGAACGGGCTCGGCTCGTTGCCGCGCTCGCTCACGCTCGATGGGTTCTTCGCCGCGTTCACCGAGGTCGAGCTCGGACAGGCGCTGTTCAACAGCATCCTGCTGACCGCGCCCGCCGTCGCGGTGTCGCTGCTGCTCGGCTCGATGGCGGCGTTCGGGCTCAGCCGTTACGAGATCCCGTACCGCAAGGTCGTGCTGCTGCTCATGCTTGCGGGCAACCTGTTGCCGCCGCAGGTATTGCTGATCCCGGTAGCGAAGATGTCGGAGAACATCGGCACGTACGACACGATCCTCGGGCTCGTCGCGATCCACGTCGGGTTCGGGCTCGGCTTCTACACGTTCGTGCTGCACGGGTTCATGCGCGGCATCCCGCGGGAGATCACCGAGGCGGCGATCGTGGACGGCGCGTCGACGGCGCAGGTGTACTGGCGGGTGGTCATGCCGCTGAGCCGTCCCGCGCTCGCCGCGCTCGCCGCGCTGGCGACCACGTGGATCTACAACGACCTGCTGTGGGCGTTGACCGTGCTGCAGTCGCAGGCGAAGTTCCCCATCACCGCGGCACTGGTCAACCTGGGCGGCAGCTACGTGACGCAGTGGAACGTGGTGGCGTCGGGCGCCCTGATCGCGGCGCTCCCCACAGCCATCGTGTTCTTCGCCTTCCAACGGCACTTCGTGTCGGGACTACTCGTCGGCTCCACGAAATGAGAGGCACTACAGGTATGC
This window encodes:
- a CDS encoding ABC transporter permease subunit; the encoded protein is MAAAAGRHAGHRRGGGVLFHAVLAPLTLVWVAPIIFVVLVGLRSFDDLAANGLGSLPRSLTLDGFFAAFTEVELGQALFNSILLTAPAVAVSLLLGSMAAFGLSRYEIPYRKVVLLLMLAGNLLPPQVLLIPVAKMSENIGTYDTILGLVAIHVGFGLGFYTFVLHGFMRGIPREITEAAIVDGASTAQVYWRVVMPLSRPALAALAALATTWIYNDLLWALTVLQSQAKFPITAALVNLGGSYVTQWNVVASGALIAALPTAIVFFAFQRHFVSGLLVGSTK